The proteins below come from a single Pedobacter aquae genomic window:
- the rsmI gene encoding 16S rRNA (cytidine(1402)-2'-O)-methyltransferase: MNGKLYLVPTPIGNLDDMTFRAVKVLKEVDIILAEDTRNSSPMLKHFGIDKKLFSHHQHNEHKAVNEIIRFLKEGQNIALISDAGTPAISDPGYLLTREAIKNDLEIECLPGATAFVPALVNSGLPNDRFVFEGFLPVKKGRQTRLKELVLEERTMIFYESPHRLLKSLEEFITFFGADREVSVSRELTKMYEETKRGSLAEVKNYFETHTIKGEFVICLAGKISGKAVKEKFRDQEV; encoded by the coding sequence ATGAACGGAAAACTATACCTCGTACCTACGCCCATAGGGAATCTTGATGATATGACTTTTAGAGCTGTTAAAGTTTTAAAAGAGGTAGATATTATTTTGGCAGAAGACACCAGAAACTCTTCTCCTATGCTGAAACATTTTGGTATTGATAAAAAACTTTTTTCGCACCACCAACATAATGAGCATAAGGCCGTTAATGAAATTATCAGGTTTTTAAAAGAAGGGCAAAACATAGCTTTAATTTCTGATGCTGGTACGCCGGCTATATCAGACCCGGGCTATTTGTTAACTCGTGAGGCTATAAAAAACGATTTAGAAATAGAATGTTTGCCAGGCGCTACAGCTTTTGTACCGGCTTTGGTAAACTCGGGCTTACCTAATGATAGATTTGTATTTGAAGGATTTTTACCCGTAAAAAAAGGTAGACAAACACGTTTAAAAGAATTGGTTTTAGAAGAAAGAACCATGATTTTTTACGAATCGCCACACCGTTTATTAAAATCTTTAGAAGAATTTATCACTTTTTTTGGTGCAGATAGAGAAGTTTCTGTTTCCAGAGAGCTTACTAAAATGTACGAAGAAACCAAAAGAGGAAGTTTAGCCGAGGTTAAAAACTATTTTGAAACCCATACTATAAAAGGTGAATTTGTAATTTGTTTAGCCGGGAAAATATCAGGCAAAGCTGTAAAAGAAAAATTTAGAGACCAAGAAGTTTAA
- a CDS encoding IS4 family transposase yields the protein MVNVTLFSQIISKLERSKFNKLVSTSQSDKHNKGYTSWTHLVSMLFCQFAKSQSVRDISNGLRSATGNLNHLGIQKAPSKSSVSYQNKHRDYNIFKSYYFILLESLGQQAGFKQIKFRIKSKIFLLDSTTISLCLSLFDWARYKTAKGAVKLHTLLDYDGNLPAYVNITNGKTADNKGAYDVPLHKGSVIVADRFYNDFALLNVWDSNGVFFVIRHKENLQYTTVKENILPENRHKNILIDEIIELKTTKSKDSYPKNLRRVAVWDDKNEQTIEIITNQMYWTANTISELYKSRWQIEIFFREIKQNLHIKSFIGTTENAVMIQIWTALITILILKALKAMAKYGWQLSNLIAFIRLNIFVKINLQNWLDRPFEEPDELKDKQVIQGVLF from the coding sequence ATGGTAAATGTAACACTATTCTCCCAAATCATATCAAAACTTGAGCGTTCAAAGTTCAACAAACTGGTATCTACATCTCAGAGCGACAAACATAATAAAGGTTATACAAGCTGGACACATCTAGTATCGATGTTGTTCTGCCAGTTTGCCAAAAGCCAATCGGTACGTGATATTAGTAACGGTCTTCGTTCAGCTACTGGCAACCTCAATCATTTAGGTATTCAAAAAGCTCCATCTAAATCTAGTGTAAGCTATCAGAACAAGCACAGGGACTATAACATCTTCAAGTCCTATTATTTCATACTGTTAGAAAGTTTGGGACAGCAGGCAGGCTTTAAACAAATAAAGTTCAGGATTAAGTCCAAAATCTTCCTGTTAGACTCCACTACTATCAGTCTGTGTCTTTCTCTATTTGATTGGGCCAGGTACAAAACAGCTAAAGGAGCGGTTAAACTGCATACTCTGCTTGATTATGATGGCAATCTACCAGCATATGTCAATATTACCAACGGCAAAACTGCGGATAACAAAGGAGCTTATGATGTGCCTTTACACAAAGGAAGTGTTATTGTTGCAGACCGATTCTATAATGACTTTGCCCTGCTGAATGTTTGGGACAGCAACGGCGTATTTTTTGTGATCAGACATAAAGAAAACCTCCAATATACTACAGTTAAGGAAAATATATTGCCGGAGAACAGGCATAAGAATATCCTGATTGACGAGATTATTGAGCTTAAAACCACAAAATCAAAGGACAGCTATCCCAAAAACTTAAGAAGAGTGGCTGTTTGGGATGATAAAAATGAACAAACTATAGAAATTATTACCAATCAAATGTATTGGACAGCAAACACCATCAGTGAGCTTTATAAAAGCAGATGGCAGATTGAAATCTTTTTTAGAGAGATCAAACAGAACCTGCATATCAAATCATTTATCGGAACCACAGAAAATGCCGTGATGATACAGATATGGACAGCGCTAATTACCATCCTCATCCTTAAAGCACTTAAAGCAATGGCTAAATATGGATGGCAGCTCTCCAACCTTATCGCATTTATCAGACTTAACATATTTGTGAAAATAAATCTACAGAATTGGCTCGATAGGCCTTTTGAAGAACCCGATGAGCTAAAAGATAAACAAGTTATTCAAGGGGTTCTTTTCTGA
- a CDS encoding DUF4112 domain-containing protein, with protein MNQQPFKNDKLRWVERISKLMDEQFSIKGYRFGLDPILNFIPYLGDLAGFSVSLALIATMLKNGASKKVALKMFGNVLIDTILGAIPVLGFFFDFGFKANSRNIKLLREHYTEGKHTGSIMGIIIGFILIAVVVLGLIAIALYYLFAYLYTLIQNWL; from the coding sequence ATGAACCAGCAGCCATTTAAGAACGATAAATTAAGATGGGTAGAACGCATCTCAAAATTAATGGACGAACAGTTTAGCATAAAAGGTTATCGTTTTGGTTTAGACCCTATTCTAAATTTCATCCCCTATCTCGGAGATTTAGCAGGTTTTAGTGTTTCATTAGCCCTTATTGCTACCATGCTGAAAAATGGCGCCAGCAAAAAAGTGGCTCTTAAAATGTTTGGAAATGTTTTAATAGATACCATCTTAGGTGCTATCCCTGTTTTAGGTTTTTTCTTTGATTTCGGCTTTAAAGCCAACAGTAGGAATATTAAATTATTAAGAGAACACTATACAGAAGGTAAACATACTGGCAGTATAATGGGTATCATCATCGGTTTTATACTTATTGCTGTAGTGGTGTTAGGCTTAATTGCTATTGCTCTGTACTATTTGTTTGCTTATTTGTATACGCTGATTCAAAATTGGTTATAA
- the lnt gene encoding apolipoprotein N-acyltransferase: protein MKKHIQYALISAIILFIAWPPIPYTSLLLLIGFFPLLVAIENINKSDTKQKGKKVFITAGLTFLLWNTASIYWIWNASPEGSIVAYVLGALLMTFSFFCYHKLKNITKPIVADIALLGFWISYEYLHQSWDLNFPWMTLGNGFASSPQFIQWYEYTGVYGGSLWILGSNILLFNIWKQLKNSEKQQKNTFKLLAGLACWVLIPIGFSTLTYMNYEEENNPAHVVVVQPNIDPYAKYESYTTNQQLDHLIALSTKAAKVSTEFIIWPETAIPEYVNEDYIRQGNIFYRLQQFMQPYANATLITGAETYLTYQNPKTKTAKFNAQSNEYWDSFNTAVAIENSAKVQFYHKSKLVPGVEKMPFINALAFLKPVFAKFGGTTGGYGYQDEPSVLFSQSGIGVAPVICYESIWGNWVAGYVKKEAQFIAIITNDGWWGNTSGKDQHLHYARLRAVETRRWVARSANTGISGFINQRGDLVQQTSWWQPAVITQDINLNSELTFYVKHPDIIVYPFLLIGIFGLLYLLTQKIRNKAAKPSA from the coding sequence ATGAAAAAGCATATCCAATACGCACTTATATCTGCCATTATACTTTTTATAGCTTGGCCACCTATTCCATACACCTCACTATTGTTATTGATAGGCTTTTTCCCGCTATTAGTAGCTATAGAAAATATCAACAAAAGTGACACTAAACAAAAGGGCAAAAAAGTATTTATTACAGCAGGTTTAACCTTTTTATTATGGAATACAGCTAGTATCTATTGGATTTGGAATGCATCGCCAGAAGGCTCTATTGTGGCTTATGTATTAGGCGCTTTGCTCATGACTTTCAGTTTTTTCTGCTATCATAAACTTAAAAATATTACCAAGCCCATTGTAGCTGATATAGCCCTCTTGGGATTTTGGATTTCTTATGAATATTTACACCAAAGTTGGGATTTAAATTTCCCTTGGATGACTTTAGGAAACGGTTTTGCTAGCAGTCCGCAGTTTATCCAATGGTATGAGTATACAGGTGTATACGGAGGCTCTTTATGGATTTTAGGAAGTAATATTTTATTATTTAACATCTGGAAACAATTAAAAAATAGTGAAAAACAGCAAAAAAACACATTCAAGCTTTTAGCAGGTTTAGCTTGCTGGGTGCTCATCCCGATAGGTTTTTCTACCCTAACCTACATGAACTATGAAGAAGAAAATAACCCCGCCCATGTAGTAGTGGTACAACCCAATATAGACCCTTATGCCAAATATGAAAGTTATACTACCAACCAGCAACTAGATCATTTAATTGCTTTAAGTACTAAGGCAGCAAAAGTTAGTACCGAGTTTATCATTTGGCCAGAAACAGCTATTCCAGAATATGTAAATGAAGATTATATTAGGCAAGGGAACATATTTTACCGCTTACAACAATTTATGCAGCCTTATGCCAATGCAACTTTAATTACCGGTGCAGAAACATATTTAACTTATCAAAACCCAAAAACTAAAACAGCAAAATTTAACGCCCAAAGTAACGAGTATTGGGATAGTTTTAATACCGCTGTGGCGATAGAAAACTCTGCCAAAGTACAATTCTATCATAAATCTAAACTGGTGCCGGGGGTAGAGAAAATGCCTTTTATTAATGCGCTTGCTTTCTTAAAACCCGTGTTTGCCAAATTTGGTGGCACTACTGGTGGTTATGGCTATCAGGATGAGCCTTCTGTATTATTTTCGCAAAGTGGTATTGGCGTTGCGCCTGTCATTTGTTACGAATCTATTTGGGGTAATTGGGTTGCGGGTTATGTTAAAAAAGAAGCACAGTTTATAGCCATTATCACCAACGATGGTTGGTGGGGCAATACATCAGGTAAAGACCAACATTTACACTACGCCAGATTAAGAGCTGTAGAAACAAGACGTTGGGTAGCCCGTTCTGCAAATACCGGAATATCTGGCTTTATTAACCAGCGTGGAGATTTGGTACAGCAAACATCATGGTGGCAACCTGCTGTTATAACGCAGGATATTAATCTAAATTCTGAACTTACTTTTTACGTTAAACATCCAGATATTATAGTTTATCCATTTTTACTGATAGGTATTTTTGGGCTATTATACCTTTTAACGCAGAAAATCAGAAACAAAGCAGCTAAACCTAGTGCTTAA
- the serS gene encoding serine--tRNA ligase has protein sequence MLQVSYIRENKEQVLERLSVRNFSQPELVDEIISLDERRRSTQSKGDALQAEANAAAKQIGELMKQGKKEEAEAFKAKTASSKEEIKKLHEELAVIEQELHLKLVQLPNLPHSSVPKGKTPEENEVVLTYGEVPNLAENALPHWDLAAKYDLIDFELGVKITGAGFPVYKGKGAKLQRALINYFLAEADKAGYEEMMLPHLVNEASGFGTGQLPDKEGQMYHVGLDNLYLIPTAEVPITNLYRDVILKEEQLPVKNCGYTPCFRREAGSYGAHVRGLNRLHQFDKVEIVQVVHPDKSYDVLEQMSLHVQSLLQNLGLHYRVLRLCGGDMGFTSALTYDMEVWSAAQQRWLEVSSVSNFETYQSNRLKLRFKGSEGKTQLAHTLNGSALALPRIVASILENYQTPEGIKIPDVLVPYTGFDIIK, from the coding sequence ATGCTGCAAGTTAGTTATATCCGCGAAAATAAAGAGCAGGTTCTAGAACGTTTAAGTGTAAGAAATTTTAGTCAGCCAGAACTGGTAGATGAAATCATCAGTTTAGATGAGAGAAGACGTTCTACGCAATCCAAAGGAGACGCTTTGCAAGCAGAAGCAAATGCAGCAGCCAAGCAAATTGGCGAGTTGATGAAGCAAGGTAAAAAAGAAGAAGCTGAAGCTTTTAAAGCAAAAACGGCATCATCCAAAGAAGAAATAAAAAAATTACATGAAGAGCTTGCAGTTATAGAGCAAGAGCTGCACCTAAAATTGGTACAGTTACCAAATTTACCTCATTCATCTGTGCCTAAAGGCAAAACTCCAGAAGAAAATGAAGTGGTATTAACCTATGGTGAGGTGCCAAACTTGGCAGAAAATGCTTTGCCACATTGGGATTTAGCCGCAAAATACGATTTGATTGATTTTGAATTGGGTGTTAAAATTACTGGTGCTGGTTTCCCGGTTTATAAAGGCAAAGGAGCTAAACTACAAAGAGCACTAATTAATTATTTTTTAGCCGAGGCTGATAAAGCTGGTTACGAAGAAATGATGTTACCACATTTGGTAAATGAGGCATCAGGTTTTGGTACCGGGCAATTACCAGATAAAGAGGGGCAGATGTATCATGTAGGCTTAGATAACCTATATTTAATACCTACTGCTGAAGTGCCTATTACTAATTTATACAGAGATGTTATTTTAAAAGAAGAACAGTTACCTGTTAAAAACTGTGGTTATACACCATGTTTTAGAAGAGAAGCGGGTTCTTATGGCGCACATGTAAGAGGTTTAAATCGTTTACACCAATTTGATAAGGTAGAGATTGTTCAAGTGGTACATCCAGATAAATCTTATGATGTGCTAGAACAAATGAGCTTACATGTACAAAGCTTATTACAAAATTTAGGCTTACATTATCGCGTTTTAAGATTATGCGGTGGCGATATGGGCTTCACATCGGCCTTAACTTACGATATGGAAGTATGGAGTGCTGCACAACAGCGTTGGTTAGAGGTTTCTTCTGTTTCTAATTTTGAGACTTACCAAAGCAATCGTTTAAAATTAAGATTTAAAGGTAGCGAGGGTAAAACACAGTTAGCACATACTTTAAACGGAAGTGCTTTAGCTTTACCAAGAATTGTAGCTTCTATTTTAGAGAATTACCAAACGCCAGAAGGAATTAAAATTCCTGATGTATTGGTTCCTTATACAGGTTTTGATATCATTAAATAA